The genomic stretch TCCAGAACGTTGAAGAAATCTGCCTGAGCCTGATTGATGCAGGTTCGCTAGGCAAGAAATCTATTTGTTGCTAAAGTGCTCGCGCTCATCATCCGGTGCGTGATGGAATCTGTTTCCCATTCATGCATGAGGCTTGTCGGGGAGCAGCACATGTCCATTCAGGAACTGCACTCACTTCTGTTGATATTCCTGATTGCAGTACTTTCGCCAATGATCAGCGAAATATTGCCTGTGATTCGTCTGCCCATCGTGGTGCTCGAAATTACCCTGGGGTTGATCATCGGGCCACAGGTGTTGGGGTGGGCGGAACCCGGCCCCACCATTGCAATACTTTCCAATTTCGGCCTGGCGTTTCTGTTCTTCGTAGCTGGCTTCGAGATTAATTTCCAAGCCATTCGAGGCAGGCCACTGATGCTGGCAGCAGTTGGCTGGATGATGTCATTTGGTATTTGCCTGCTGGTGGGCTATTCGCTGCAATGGTCGGCGATGGTGGGCTCCGGGCTGATTGTTGGTGCAGCACTCACTACCACGGCACTGGGCACCATCATGCCAATTCTGCGTGATGCGCGAGAGTTGCCAACGCGGTTTGGGGCTTACACGGTTGCCTCTGGAGCGATGGGTGAATTTGGCCCGATCATTTTAATAGCCCTGGTGCTCTCAGGTGGCGAAGGAGAACATGGCGGCTCCATCTGGCTGATGCTGGTATTTGTTGTCATCATCCTGGTGGCTGTATATGTTGCCATCAACTATCGGCCACCTCGGCTGATCGTATTGATGCAGGAGAAGATGCACACGAGTGCTCAGTTGCCCATGCGAATTGCCATTCTGGTGCTGGGTAGCCTGGTGATGCTGGCTCGCGATATGGGGCTGGATTCCATTCTGGGTGCGCTGGCAGCCGGGATCGTGGTTTCCTTAGCCTCGCCTGGCGAATATGGCAAAGAGCTGATGCACAAGATTGAAGGCATGGCATTCGGATTCTTTGTGCCGATCTTCTTTGTGACAACGGGGCTGCGTTATGATCTGCATGCGCTGCTGAATTCGAACAAGGCGCTCATGAACAAGGCGCTCATGCAGCTGCCTTTGTTTGTAATCCTGTTTCTGTTGGTTCGCGGGCTGCCAGCCTTCATCATCCGGAAAGACCTCGATCTCACTTCACGTTTTGCTCTCGCGCTATTTTCTGCAACCCAGTTACCCCTGGTGGTGGCAATTGCTGAGATCGGCGTGAAGTCGGGCAATCTACCGAACGATACCGCAGCCAGCCTGGTGGGTGCAGGGATGATGTCGGTGTTGCTCTTCCCGATGATTGCGTTGGCGCTTCGCCGCCGACAGTTGCAAAGACAGAAAACTACATAGAAACGCAACCAGAATGATATTCCTTCTCCATCTCGAAGCAAATGGACCGGGACAATCCTTTCTATAGCGGCTTTGACCTTGACAAAATCACCAATCACGTTATCACCCCTCGTCGAAGTGGGATGATGTTGTCTTCGTCTACGGAGTCTGCATCGTGCATGCCATCGGGGGATGGCGCCTGGAAGCTGGTTACGCCAGCTCCGCTTCCTGAGGGGGGAGTCACTGTGAAAGTTGCCTGTTCCACACTCTGTTTTGGCCGTCTGCCACTGGATCGCGCTCTCAAAACCATGGAAGAACTCGAGTTCAGCAAAGTCGATGCGACCATATCGCCCACCGGTCCGCACCTGACTCCTGCCGAGGTCGCCGCTGACCCGGCCCGCTGCGCCCGTCTGCTTCGCTATACTTCCTCTGTCGCGCCGGCTGCTCTTAATCTTGAATTTGAACCTAATCTCGACCACGCCACTTTTGTTCAGCAATTCGAAGCTATCTGTAAAATGGCTCGCAACCTGGGCGTTGCAACCCTGACGCTTCCTGCTGCACCCAGCAACAGCGACATGGAGGCCGAAGTAAATCGGTTAAAAGAACTGGTAAGGCTTGCTGAACCTTATGGCTTGGTAGTCACCGTAGAAACACGCATCGGCACCATGACCGAATTGCCGGCCAATGCTGTCAAACTGTGTGAAAAGGTACCTGGTCTGGGACTTACGCTTGATCCCAGCCACTACATCTGCGGCCCCAACCAGAACAAGAGCTACGATGCAGTCTATCCGTTTGTGAAGCACGTGCATCTTCGCGACACCGGCTTAAGCCCCGACAAGATGCAAGTGCGCGTCGGCCAGGGTGAAATCGAATACAGCCGGATTATTACCCAACTCGAAAAGCACAAGTACAACCGTGTGCTGACCGTGGAAATTGTCGACAAGCCAGAGAACCCTTTCCCCATGGAAACCGAAGTTAGAAAACTAAAGTTCCTGCTGGAAAGCCTGGCCGCTTAGTAAACGCGGCTTCCTCTTGCGAAGAAACTCACATTTTCAAAGACGCGGCAAGATGCCGCGTCTACCGTGAACCGGCCTTGCCTGTTACGCGTCATCACTGTAACGTAGCAGTAACCACTACCCCGTGGTGTAACTGGTAACACTAGAGTTTTTGGTACTCTCATTTCTGGTTCGAATCCAGACGGGGTAAATTGCAAGCAGCCCTTTGATGCATTCAAAGAGCTGTTTGTGTTTCGTGTCGGCTTCATTCCCCACTAAGTGAGACGATGCATCGACTGCAACTCACCCAGGAGCGGCAGCAGATCGCCACGTACCTGGCTGGGTAGTTTCATGGCCGAAGTCGCCGGTCGACGAGCCTTGGCAAAGAGGGTGTCAGATATCACGCTGGCTTGCTGTTGTGTGAGGCCACTCTTGATATTGCGAGCAATGAATTCGGAGTAACGCATGGTCGTCTTCTCCGCGAACATGCCCAACACGCCGGAGCGTATGTTCAGCAAGCTGTTGCTCAACGCTGCGTCGACTCCGCTGCTGGCTGGTCGTGGCCGGGGCTTGGCAACCGGATCCAGCGTCGACGCCGAGGTGAGGATCATGTCCGGTGCTGGTGGATCGGCGATGTCCTGCGGGTTGGTATTCCCGGGTGCAAGCGCGAAGGTCGCCGCGGCGGATTGGCTGCCGGACGTACGGCTCGCGGCGGCGGCATACTGGTAGACCTTGTCCGTGCCGTTATCGACGATCCAGAGGTCGCTCACGCTCGCCGGGTTGATCGTCAGGCCGGTCGGGCTGGCGTTGGCCGCGTCGATCGTCCAACTCCCCAGCAGCGTCCCCGACACGTTGTACTTGAACACCTTATCCGTCGTGGAGTCATCGACGACCCAGAACGACGTGCCGTCGGTGACGAGGCCTTTGGGGTTCTTGTTGCCGCTGCTGAGGCTGAAGCTGCTGGCGGCGTTCTGGCTGCCGGAAAGCCGGCTGGCAGCGCCGATGTACTTGAAGACCTTGTCCTGCTTGGCATCCACGAGCCAGACATCAGTGCCGTTGGTGGCAATGCCTTCCACCTGGGCTTGTGCGTTCAAACCGCCGGCCGACCACGAGCCAAGCAGGCTGCCGCTAGGGTTGTAAACGTAGACGGTCTTGTTAGCATCAACAACCCAGACCTTGTCACCGGCGATGGTGCTGGCGGTCCCACGCGGGGCCGTGTTGCCGCCGGCCAATGTCGAGCTTCCCAGGCCGTTGCCAGGGGCGCCGTACCGGAAAGTCTGGTTCGTCGCCGCATCGTCCACCACGAAGAACTTGGTTGCATCATCGTCAGTGATACTGCCAACTCCCTGCCCGTCAGCGATGGTCGCTCCTACGGAATTTGAGAGGTTGACGACGAAGGTCTCGTTCGGCTCGGCGAGTCGGTTGCCGTTAACCAGCACGGTGAAGGGTCAAAGTTAAAATCAGGGACTTGAAAAAGTTCTGGATCAACATGGAAATTTCCTTGGTAAGTGTGATCGATACGAAGTCGTGGATATGTCATGGGCGAGATCGTAGACCACTCGAAGTACAAGAGGTCTACGATCGGTTATTTTTCATGGCTGGCCATTGATTAGACCAGATTTCCATACACATCTTCGTCACTGGTAGCGGCGTCATTGGCGAAGATTAGCGTCAATAAGTCGGCGGACGCGAGTCCACCTGGCGCTAGGTAGAGGCCACCACCCTGGCCTAGTCCGTCACTTCCGCCACCTAGTGCCACGCCGCCCTCGGCGCGGTTAAGTACGACGAGACTGTGCTCGAGCGAGAGGCTTGGCGTGCCGACTGGGGAAATTCCACCGTTGAAGATGCCACCGCCCTGGCCGTTGCCGCCGTTTCCACCGTTACCCACTCCGCCGACAGCCCGGTTCAGCGCAATCAAGGAACTGGACACGGTCAAAATTCCGCCGTTCAGGTTGGCGATGCCACCACCTTGCCCGATCCCACCAATGATGCCTGCTCCGCCGATAGCCTCGTTACCGAGAAACGTGCTGGCGGTGACCGTGGCGATCGCTTGTACCGTCACGGGGCTGGGAAGTCCTCCGAAGATATAATTCGCGATTGCACCACCCCTGCCTGTTTGAGCATTGCCGCCGATGCCGCTTGCTCCGCCCACGGCCCTGTTGCCAAGGAACGTGCTACGATTGATCGTGAGAATCGAATTGCCAAAGCGAGCCACATTTCCCACGGCACCTCCCGCGCCAGCACCGAAGCCGCCTGGGATACCGTTGTCGATTCCACCCACAGCTTGATTATTCTGGAACAGGCTATCCGTGATGTTCACGGTCCCGGTACCATTTGAAATGGCACCGCCGATGCCGGCGCGACTGGCACCTGCACCAGCGTTACCTCCAACGGCCTGATTGTCGATGAAGACGCTATGGCTTACCGTTGCAGTCGCCGGCAGATTCGCTGTCCCGTTTGACATGATGGCTCCGCCGAGCGCGCTGGTGCCCGTATTGATGGCGTTGCCATTGCCGCCAATCGATTGGTTATGCACGAATCGACTGTCGCGAACGGTCAGGTTCCCTGTATTAAAGATGCCTCCGCCGAAGGCGTCCACGACGGGACCAACGCCTGGAACACCTGTGACCTGGTTGTCAGATAAGGTGACCCGGGATAGCGTCAGGGTGCCGGCGTTGAAGATTCCGCCACCTTGCGCAACGGCCCCACCGTGGGAAATGGTAAGGTCTTCAATGCTTACCACCGCGTTGCTACTGACCTGAAAGACACGGCTGGCATTGTTGCCGCTAACAGCCAGTCGACCAGCACCAGGGCCGTCGATCTGCAGATCATCTGTGATGCTCAGCTGTCCGCTTGTCAAGATGATATTTCCGTTGCGTGCCGCAGCGTCGAATCGGACCAGGTCGGCGCCGGGGTGAATGTTGGCGTCCGCAATGGCGGCTCGTAGCGAGCCTGGGCCACTGTCCGCCAGGTTAAGGACTCTGAAGGTACTGGGGACCGTCCGATCCTCCAACGGTTCGACGCCCAATCGGGCGTGCTCAGCCGGTTTCGCGGAGCGAGTGCCATCCGGCACGTAGTGGGGCCGAGTGGATCGCAGCCAGGAAAATAGTTGCATAACAAAGACTCCTTGGGGAGACAGGTCTGCGATTAAGAAGAGGCATCGTACCCGGCGCGCAGACCGAGCGCCGTGGCAGTGCCGGGTCGATGATGGGCTTGCTTGCTGCAAAACCTTACCGACACAACTGCCTTCAGATCAGCCTTGGAGACCGAAGACTTCCATCTTGTCTGCGACTCCGTGGACTATTTGTCCTTTGGTTTCACACCCAACAACTCTTCTGCTTCCGCCCGGAAGAGGCGGAGAATATAGGGCCAACCTTTCTCAAGCTTTATCGCCTTGTCATACCACTTATGCGCCTCTTCCTGATGGCCTAACTGCTTGTGGGCCATTGCCAAGAAAAGCCACTGGAAAGCGTCGCCGGGGCTTCCCTCCTGCACCTTCTGCAATTTGCAAGACGTCTCTAACGCCTCGATACTTTCCTTCCAATTGCCTGCGCGATACTGGATCCACCCCAGCTTCTGCCACGACCAGCTTGACTGCGGAGCGATTTCGATGGCCTTCTTGCCCAGCTCGAGGGCCTGCTTCAGATCCCGAAGCTTGGGGTCCGAGTTGTTAGCCAGGACCCACCCTTTACCCGCCAGGGAGTCAGCGAGGCGTATCGGGCCAAAGGGGTGCTTTGGTTCGAGTTCAATGGCACGGCGAGCAAAGGTGATAGCCTCATCCCACTTATCTTGATCGCTTAGGGCACCTGGATCGCTTAGGGCTAAGCTAAGATCCCTGTGAGCCCGGGCAAAGGTTGGATCAAGTTCGATGGCCCTCCGGTAACAGGCAACGGCCTCATCGAATTTGGACCGCTTGAGCAGGGCGTAGCCAAGATTAGAGAGTGTACTTGGAGAATTCGGTCGGATGGCTATTGCCGCGGTGTAGAACCGAGTTGCCTCACCCCATTCTTTTCGATCACTCAACGCATAGCCCAAGTTATAATTGAGCCAAAAATCTCCCGGGTAGGCGGATACAGCCCTCCTCAGAAGCCGGATGGCTGTGACCGGCTGCTTGGTTCGCAAGAGGGCATTCGCTAGGTTGTTAAGCGTTGCCGGGTGTTGCGCCCGAATGTCGATTGACTCGGCGATGTCACGTTGCTCTTCCTGTACCTCGGAGTCAGGTCGTCCCCAATTAGACCGCAGTCGGTCACGAAACCGATCTGGGTCAATGCCTCGTGCAACTTCATTCGGCCATTCCCAGCCCCTGCGCTGATTTTCAATAGCAGCTCGTCGGACGACAGCCCACGAGTCCAGCGCCGCCGCAACTGCGACCGCGAAAGTCGGGCGGGTATTAAGTCGATCGATTGCAGCCTCGACCGTCATCTGATCCACGTCCACCCCAAAATCACGAAAGGTCTGGCAATAATCTAAGTCTGCCGAGGTGTAACGTAACTTTCCTTCGACGGTTGCCGACATTTCCACGCGGATTGTCTCCAGCCGGTCGATGAACTTGAGGTCTCTCATCCGCCGATGAATCAAATCATCAATTACGGCATCGGCCTCGCCGCCGGCCACAGCCGCCTCAGCCCGCCGCACCGCCGCCAGAGCCTCGGGCCACTTCTGTTCACCCTCCAACCGATCCACCTCGACCAGGATTGACCCGACCTGCTCGGCCACCTTTGCTTGTCGATCCGCCTGCTGTCGGGCCGCTTCAGCTTTCCGCGCCGCCCGGTCGCGTACCGCCCAGCCGACAGCACTGCCGAGCACCATCAGGAAGAACAGCACCAGCGCGGCCACCGCCAGCTTGGTCCGATGCCGCCGGGCGAATGTCCGTACCCGATATGATGTCGACGGCGGGCACGCCTCCACGGCTTCGTCCCGCAGATACCGTTCGATGTCCGCGGCCAATGCCCCGGCCG from Planctomycetia bacterium encodes the following:
- a CDS encoding tetratricopeptide repeat protein; protein product: MIDTLTDAKAIFLDALDCTSPDEINRFLDKACRSDTSLRKSVEKLLQAHRQAGAFLGGANEIDTRFDQPNTLSPGTRIGPYFLRELIGEGGMGLVFVADQEQPVRRRVALKVVKPGMDTRQVLARFEAERQALALMDHPNIAKVLDANTTSSPLSPPGRGAGGEGILNQSSYEGLKQDYLQEEPLTLSLSPGGRGNQNAGRPYFVMELVRGVPITDYCDQARLTPRQRLELFLPVCRAIQHAHQKGVIHRDIKPSNLLVTLYDSHPVPKVIDFGIAKAVGPEFADHSVYTGFAQLVGTPMYMSPEQAEMTAQDVDTRADVYALGVVLYELLTGTTPFDAETLRRVGFDEMRRIIREDEPAKPSQRVATLSAEKQSTVTGQRGVDSRQLGRQLRSGLDWVVMTCLAKDRTRRYESAGALAADIERYLRDEAVEACPPSTSYRVRTFARRHRTKLAVAALVLFFLMVLGSAVGWAVRDRAARKAEAARQQADRQAKVAEQVGSILVEVDRLEGEQKWPEALAAVRRAEAAVAGGEADAVIDDLIHRRMRDLKFIDRLETIRVEMSATVEGKLRYTSADLDYCQTFRDFGVDVDQMTVEAAIDRLNTRPTFAVAVAAALDSWAVVRRAAIENQRRGWEWPNEVARGIDPDRFRDRLRSNWGRPDSEVQEEQRDIAESIDIRAQHPATLNNLANALLRTKQPVTAIRLLRRAVSAYPGDFWLNYNLGYALSDRKEWGEATRFYTAAIAIRPNSPSTLSNLGYALLKRSKFDEAVACYRRAIELDPTFARAHRDLSLALSDPGALSDQDKWDEAITFARRAIELEPKHPFGPIRLADSLAGKGWVLANNSDPKLRDLKQALELGKKAIEIAPQSSWSWQKLGWIQYRAGNWKESIEALETSCKLQKVQEGSPGDAFQWLFLAMAHKQLGHQEEAHKWYDKAIKLEKGWPYILRLFRAEAEELLGVKPKDK
- a CDS encoding cation:proton antiporter, giving the protein MSIQELHSLLLIFLIAVLSPMISEILPVIRLPIVVLEITLGLIIGPQVLGWAEPGPTIAILSNFGLAFLFFVAGFEINFQAIRGRPLMLAAVGWMMSFGICLLVGYSLQWSAMVGSGLIVGAALTTTALGTIMPILRDARELPTRFGAYTVASGAMGEFGPIILIALVLSGGEGEHGGSIWLMLVFVVIILVAVYVAINYRPPRLIVLMQEKMHTSAQLPMRIAILVLGSLVMLARDMGLDSILGALAAGIVVSLASPGEYGKELMHKIEGMAFGFFVPIFFVTTGLRYDLHALLNSNKALMNKALMQLPLFVILFLLVRGLPAFIIRKDLDLTSRFALALFSATQLPLVVAIAEIGVKSGNLPNDTAASLVGAGMMSVLLFPMIALALRRRQLQRQKTT
- a CDS encoding sugar phosphate isomerase/epimerase yields the protein MKVACSTLCFGRLPLDRALKTMEELEFSKVDATISPTGPHLTPAEVAADPARCARLLRYTSSVAPAALNLEFEPNLDHATFVQQFEAICKMARNLGVATLTLPAAPSNSDMEAEVNRLKELVRLAEPYGLVVTVETRIGTMTELPANAVKLCEKVPGLGLTLDPSHYICGPNQNKSYDAVYPFVKHVHLRDTGLSPDKMQVRVGQGEIEYSRIITQLEKHKYNRVLTVEIVDKPENPFPMETEVRKLKFLLESLAA